The Fusarium keratoplasticum isolate Fu6.1 chromosome 8, whole genome shotgun sequence genome includes a region encoding these proteins:
- a CDS encoding NADH dehydrogenase [ubiquinone] 1 alpha subcomplex subunit, whose translation MSTITRTLSNLRKVGIKDYFRQMLYIGDTKYGRLIGTDRAGNKYFENNEELPLRTRWVEYAKHDYDAAHIEPGWHLWISYGVDKPPTEDALLKPGTRHFEPTKAIPNYTQSRGAFKTYNTAKSKITAWEPVAAPRA comes from the exons ATGTCGACGATTACGCGAACGCTGTCCAACCTGCGAAAGGTTGGAATCAAG GATTACTTCCGACAGATGCTG TACATCG GTGACACCAAGTACGGTCGTCTCATCGGTACCGATCGCGCGGGCAACAAGTACTTTGAGAACAACGAGGAACTGCCCCTCCGAACGCGCTGGGTCGAGTACGCCAAGCACGACTACGACGCCGCCCACATCGAGCCCGGATGGCACTTGTGGATCAGCTACGGCGTCGACAAGCCCCCGACCGAGGATGCTCTGTTGAAACCGGGTACCCGCCACTTTGAGcccaccaaggccatcccCAACTATACCCAGAGCCGAGGAGCCTTCAAGACCTACAACAC ggccaagtccaagatcaCGGCATGGGAGCCCGTGGCTGCTCCCCGGGCATGA
- a CDS encoding BZIP domain-containing protein, with translation MSNSSNFADESNQFGNNYMLAATDDANIDPMLNACTTEDPIPNPSRPMDTQFMMNPAMWNPALNNPVGFFPPGLSTVIPTTSTDSPRPPTEAQSSPGTTSSEPVFETSRTSSKSSIPSINSIASETNTKARKSTRSTNSHRRRASAASPPRRPRAAKEPVVEEDEEEEGMDGDQSSKRSKFLKRNRIAASKCRQKKKEWVNNLEETRHGLEHQHSTLQTEYNDLLGEVSKMKNQLMQHAGCNDSNINQWIENEARKFVQRTAVEYQTGQGHCNGINCCHNHHRRSSSVMTNIPKSTESEINYDHMPDDMLD, from the exons AtgagcaacagcagcaacttTGCAGACGAGTCCAACCAGTTTGGCAACAACTACATGTTGGCTGCCACGGACGACGCGAACATCGACCCCATGCTCAACGCGTGCACGACCGAGGACCCGATCCCAAACCCCTCCAGGCCCATGGATACTCAGTTCATGATGAATCCTGCCATGTGGAATCCAGCCCTGAACAACCCCGTTGGCTTCTTTCCACCTGGGCTGTCGACCGTGATACCGACAACCTCCACGGATAGTCCGAGACCCCCGACCGAGGCGCAGTCATCGCCTGGAACCACATCAAGCGAACCGGTTTTCGAGACATCACGTACCTCGAGCAAGTCTTCCATACCATCTATCAACTCGATTGCGAGCGAGACGAATACCAAGGCTCGGAAGAGCACAAGGAGCACCAACTCGCACCGTCGACGAGCATCAGCCGCATCTCCGCCACGCCGACCAAGAGCTGCAAAAGAACCAGttgtcgaagaagatgaagaagaggaaggtATGGATGGCGACCAGTCGTCAAAAAGGAGCAAGTTTTTGAAGCGCAACAGGATAGCTGCGTCCAAGTGCCGACAGAAGAAAAAGGAGTGGGTGAATAACTTGGAGGAGACGAGACATGGACTGGAGCATCAACACTCGACCCTCCAGACAGAATACAACGATCTCCTCGGGGAAGTGAGCAAGATGAAGAACCAACTGATGCAGCATGCTGGTTGCAACgactccaacatcaaccagTGGATAGAGAATGAGGCGAGAAAGTTTGTTCAACGGACGGCAGTCGAGTACCAAACGGGCCAGGGGCATTGTAATGGTATCAACTGCTGCCACAATCACCATCGTCGGAGTTCAAGTG TCATGACAAATATACCGAAATCGACAGAATCGGAGATCAACTATGACCACATGCCCGACGATATGTTGGATTAA
- a CDS encoding Porphobilinogen deaminase, with product MSESAPKNVINVGTRKSPLALAQTNIVVDALKAQFPDHEFPIHGMTTTGDRDQNTALYNFGGKGLWTSQLEERLVNKELDLVVHSLKDMPTALPEGCVLGCVTSREDPRDTLVIKKSLQEKHGWKTLADLPAGSIIGTSSVRRIAQLVRRYPTLKFKDHRGNIQTRLQKLEDDPELTGIILAAAGLQRMDLGHHISQFLESDTGGILHAVGQGALGVECRADDEKVLKFLKTIENEQTMLACEAERAVMRALEGGCSVPIGVETKWVDGKLRLRATVVSLRGDEGVDSEMTEEIKTQEEADTFGKKVAKDLVDRGASKILDAINEKRQVPETVK from the coding sequence ATGTCCGAGTCCGCCCCCAAGAACGTCATCAACGTCGGCACGCGCAAGTCGCCCCTCGCATTGGCTCAGACAaacatcgtcgtcgacgccctcaaggcccagTTCCCCGATCATGAATTCCCCATCCACGGCATGACCACGACCGGCGATCGAGATCAGAACACGGCTCTGTACAACTTTGGAGGCAAGGGATTGTGGACGTCGCAGCTTGAGGAGAGACTCGTCAACAAGGAGCTTGACCTTGTGGTTCACTCGCTCAAGGACATGCCGACGGCCTTGCCCGAGGGCTGCGTTCTCGGATGTGTGACGTCCCGCGAGGACCCGAGGGACACACTGGTGATCAAGAAGAGTCTGCAGGAGAAGCACGGCTGGAAGACGCTGGCTGATCTGCCGGCTGGCAGCATCATCGGCACCAGCAGCGTGCGTCGCATCGCTCAGCTGGTCCGACGGTACCCCACGCTCAAGTTCAAGGACCACAGAGGCAACATCCAGACCCGGTtgcagaagctcgaggaCGACCCGGAACTGACTGGCATCATTCTTGCCGCCGCAGGTCTCCAGCGCATGGATCTCGGCCACCACATCTCTCAATTCCTTGAGTCCGACACGGGAGGCATCCTGCACGCCGTCGGCCAAGGTGCTCTGGGAGTCGAGTGCCGGGCGGACGACGAAAAGGTGCTCAAGTTCCTCAAGACGATCGAGAACGAGCAAACTATGCTGGCGTGCGAGGCGGAGCGCGCCGTCATGAGGGCGCTCGAGGGCGGGTGCAGCGTTCCCATCGGAGTCGAGACCAAGTGGGTGGACGGCAAGCTACGGCTCAGAGCTACCGTCGTCTCTCTGCGGGGCGACGAGGGTGTCGACTCTGAGATGACGGAGGAGATCAAGACACAAGAGGAGGCCGACACTTTTGGCAAGAAGGTGGCCAAGGATCTCGTGGACCGAGGAGCTAGCAAGATccttgatgccatcaacgAGAAGAGGCAAGTGCCTGAGACGGTCAAGTAG
- a CDS encoding Proton-translocating NAD(P)(+) transhydrogenase: MVANMLRPLATTAAPASASELCASSCFVSKQLKRYKVRDAILSRRKQWQSTFASSRQRAIVPAISKPLALIRHVSVPVTPPRTYSTVVLPKTTPYDHLTVGVPTEIFPGERRVSLTPANVALLKKKGFKQVLVERGAGTSADFLDAAYEAAGATLVTGPKDVWSNADIILKVRGPGLGEVDCMKEGQTIISLLQPAQNKELVEKIAARKATSFAMDMIPRISRAQVFDALSSMANIAGYKAVLEASNVFGRFLTGQVTAAGKIPPCKVLVIGAGVAGLSAIATARRMGAIVRGFDTRSAAREQVQSLGAEFIEVELEEDGSGAGGYAKEMSKEFIEAEMKLFKEQAKEVDIIITTALIPGKPAPKLLKNDILDVMKPGSVIVDLAAEAGGNCEATKKGELAVYNDVKIIGYTDLPSRLPTQSSTLYSNNITKFLLSMAPEPKAFGIDLSDEVVRGAIVTQDGDILPPAPRPAPPPAPVKTEPVEAAPEPVALTPWQKKTREVAGVTAGMGSIMALGKWTSPLLMSNAFTFALASLIGYRAVWGVAPALHSPLMSVTNAISGMVGIGGLFILGGGFLPETVPQAFGALSVLLAFVNVGGGFVITKRMLDMFKRPTDPPEYPWLYAIPAALCGGGFVAAASTGAAGLVQAGYLISSVLCIGSISSLASQATARMGNMIGILGVGTGVLASLLAAGFTPEVLTQFGGLAALGTIAGFLIGKRITPTDLPQTVAALHSVVGLAAVLTSIGSVMADVMDPSTLHLVTAYLGVLIGGITFTGSIVAFLKLGGRMSSKPKILPGRHAINSGLLATNVATMGAFVTMAPGSPMIAAGALAANAALSFIKGYTTTAAIGGADMPVVITVLNAYSGFALVAEGFMLDNPLLTTVGALIGVSGSILSYIMCVAMNRSLTNVLFGGLGTPTAMQEYKPQGEVTTTSVEDLADALLNSEKVILIVGYGMAVAKAQYALSSIVSSLRAKGITVRFAIHPVAGRMPGQCNVLLAEASVPYDIVLEMDEINDDFPDTDLAVVIGANDTVNPIALEKGSSIEGMPVLHAWKAKQVVVMKRSLASGYADVPNPMFYMPNAKMLFGDARVTCEAIKSAIESKSS; this comes from the exons ATGGTTGCCAACATGCTTCGTCCGCTGGCCACAACCGCGGCTCCAGCCTCGGCTTCTGAGCTGTGCGCTTCCTCCTGCTTTGTATCAAAGCAATTGAAGCGTTACAAGGTCCGAG ATGCCATCCTTTCCCGTCGCAAGCAATGGCAGAGCACGTTTGCCTCGTCTCGCCAGCGCGCAATTGTTCCCGCAATCTCGAAGCCTCTAGCATTGATTCGTCATGTCTCGGTTCCTGTGACTCCTCCTCGGACTTATTCCACCGTGGTGCTTCCCAAGACGACTCCGTACGATCACCTCACCGTTGGCGTCCCCACCGAAATCTTTCCTGGAGAGCGCCGAGTTTCTCTGACACCTGCCAATGTAGCCCTactgaagaagaagggtttCAAGCAGGTCCTCGTTGAGCGCGGCGCTGGTACATCGGCAGACTTTCTCGATGCCGCTTATGAAGCGGCTGGCGCAACTCTGGTAACTGGTCCCAAGGATGTCTGGTCCAACGCCGACATTATTCTCAAGGTTCGCGGCCCTGGTCTTGGTGAAGTCGACTGCATGAAAGAAGGTCAAACCATCATCTCTCTGCTTCAACCCGCTCAGAACAAGGAACTCGTCGAAAAGATTGCCGCCAGGAAAGCCACTAGCTTCGCCATGGACATGATCCCCCGTATCTCTCGCGCCCAGGTCTTTGACGCTCTCAGCAGCATGGCCAACATTGCTGGCTACAAGGCTGTCCTCGAGGCTTCAAACGTGTTTGGTAGATTCTTGACTGGTCAGGTTACAGCCGCTGGAAAGATCCCCCCTTGCAAGGTTCTGGTTATCGGTGCCGGCGTCGCTGGCTTGAGTGCTATCGCTACTGCTCGTCGCATGGGAGCCATTGTCCGTGGTTTCGATACCCGATCTGCTGCTCGTGAGCAGGTTCAGTCTCTTGGAGCCGAGTTCATCGaggtcgagcttgaagaagacggaTCTGGCGCTGGTGGCTATGCAAAGGAAATGAGCAAGGAATTtatcgaggccgagatgaagctcttcaaggaACAAGCCAAGGAagtcgacatcatcatcacaacTGCATTGATCCCCGGAAAGCCTGCGCCaaagctcctcaagaacgATATTCTCGATGTCATGAAGCCTGGAAGTGTGATTGTCGAtctggctgctgaggctggagGAAACTGTGAAGCTaccaagaagggcgagctGGCTGTTTACAACGACGTCAAGATTATTG GATACACTGATCTGCCTTCTCGCTTGCCAACTCAGTCTTCCACGCTCTACTccaacaacatcaccaagttCCTGCTCTCCATGGCCCCTGAACCCAAGGCTTTCGGTATCGATCTCTCGGATGAAGTTGTCCGAGGCGCCATCGTCACTCAAGACGGAGACATTCTCCCgcctgctcctcgacctgcACCTCCTCCCGCGCCCGTCAAGACCGAACCCGTCGAGGCAGCCCCTGAACCCGTAGCTCTGACCCCCTGGCAGAAAAAGACCCGTGAAGTCGCTGGCGTCACAGCTGGTATGGGCAGCATCATGGCCCTTGGCAAGTGGACCAGCCCTCTTCTCATGTCCAATGCCTTTACTTTTGCTCTGGCTAGTCTCATCGGTTACCGTGCTGTCTGGGGTGTTGCGCCTGCGCTGCACTCTCCTCTCATGAGTGTTACCAACGCCATCTCTGGTATGGTCGGTATTGGCGGTCTGTTTATTCTCGGAGGTGGATTCTTGCCAGAGACTGTTCCCCAGGCTTTTGGTGCTCTGAGTGTTCTTCTCGCCTTTGTCAatgttggtggtggtttTGTCATTACCAAGCGCATGCTGGATATGTTTAAGC GACCTACTGACCCTCCTGAGTATCCTTGGCTGTATGCTATCCCCGCTGCTCTCTGCGGTGGAGGCTTCGTTGCCGCTGCCTCTACTGGAGCTGCTGGTCTCGTCCAAGCCGGATACCTCATCAGCTCAGTCCTCTGCATCGGTTCCATCTCCAGTCTTGCCTCTCAGGCTACTGCCCGTATGGGGAATATGATCGGCATACTCGGTGTCGGCACTGGTGTCCTGGCTAgtcttcttgctgctggctttACCCCTGAGGTTCTCACACAGTTTGGTGGTCTCGCTGCTCTTGGCACCATTGCTG GTTTCCTCATTGGCAAGCGTATTACTCCCACCGATCTCCCTCAGACCGTCGCTGCTCTTCACTCCGTCGTTGGTCTCGCCGCTGTTCTCACCAGCATCGGCAGTGTCATGGCTGATGTCATGGACCCCTCAACACTTCACCTCGTAACAGCCTACCTCGGTGTTCTCATTG GTGGCATCACCTTTACCGGTTCCATCGTTGCCTTCCTCAAGCTCGGCGGCAGGATGAgctccaagcccaagattCTCCCTGGACGTCATGCCATCAACTCTGGGCTGCTGGCTACCAACGTTGCTACGATGGGAGCCTTTGTTACAATGGCACCAGGAAGTCCCATGATTGCAGCTGGAGCACTCGCTGCCAACGCTGCACTGAGCTTCATCAAGGGATACACAACTACCGCCGCCATTGGAGGTGCTGATATGC ctgtcgtcatcaccgTCTTGAACGCTTATAGCGGCTTCGCCCTTGTCGCTGAGGGCTTCATGTTGGATAACCCCCTCCTCACCACCGTCGGAGCCCTAATCGGCGTCTCCGGTTCCATTCTCTCATACATCATGTGTGTCGCCATGAACCGCTCCCTCACAAACGTCTTGTTCGGAGGCCTCGGCACACCGACAGCAATGCAAGAGTACAAACCCCAAGGTGAAGTTACAACAACATCTGTAGAAGACCTCGCAGATGCCCTCCTCAACTCTGAAAaggtcatcctcatcgtcggctACGGCATGGCTGTGGCAAAGGCCCAGTACGCCTTGTCCAGCATTGTCTCGTCTCTGAGGGCCAAGGGCATCACTGTTCGCTTCGCCATTCACCCCGTTGCTGGCCGTATGCCCGGCCAGTGCAACGTGCTCCTCGCTGAGGCTAGCGTGCCGTATGACATCGTCCTGGAAATGGACGAGATCAACGACGACTTCCCCGACACGGATCTGGCTGTTGTCATTGGTGCTAACGACACTGTTAACCCCATTGCCCTGGAGAAGGGTAGCTCCATCGAGGGCATGCCTGTGCTTCACGCCTGGAAGGCCAAGCAGGTTGTAGTGATGAAGAGGAGTCTGGCCAGCGGCTATG CCGATGTTCCCAACCCCATGTTTTACATGCCCAACGCCAAGATGCTTTTCGGAGATGCTAGAGTCACTTGCGAAG CCATCAAATCGGCCATCGAGTCCAAGTCGTCGTAG
- a CDS encoding Septum-promoting GTP-binding protein 1, translating into METEVPPPHEVPDDTLGGIEGSPHVASSSNGFRHQQSTSLDQGLANSPKPEEDPSARYTPPVQPAPPISRPASGLSNPAHQAYNDYRQGAGEPSSNGRNHVVIKVGMVGDAQIGKTSLMVKYVEGSWDEDYIQTLGVNFMEKTISIRNTEITFSIWDLGGQREFVNMLPLVCNDAVAILFMFDLTRKSTLNSIKEWYRQGRGFNKTAIPILVGTKYDHFVNFPPQDQEEISNQARRFAKAMRAALIFSSTSHSINVQKIFKIVLSKAFDLKCTIPEIENVGEPLLLYQSV; encoded by the exons ATGGAGACCGAGGTTCCTCCCCCACATGAAGTCCCCGACGACACTCTAGGCGGTATCGAGGGTTCTCCGCATGTCGcctccagcagcaacggTTTCCGTCATCAACAGAGCACATCCCTCGACCAGGGCCTCGCCAATAGTCCCAAACCAGAGGAGGATCCTTCGGCCAGATACACCCCTCCTGTCCAACCGGCGCCTCCAATCTCCCGACCAGCTAGCGGCCTGTCCAACCCCGCACACCAGGCCTACAATGACTATCGGCAAGGCGCAGGCGAACCTTCATCCAACGGCCGTAACCATGTCGTGATCAAGGTTGGCATGGTGGGCGATGCCCAGATCGGCAAGACGTCGCTCATGGTCAAGTACGTCGAGGGCAGCTGGGACGAGGATTACATTCAGACCCTGGGCGTCAACTTTATGGAAAAGACAATTTCCATCCGCAATACAGAAATCACCTTTTCCATCTGGGACTTAGGCGGTCAAAGAGAATTCGTCAACATGCTGCCGCTAGTATGCAACGACGCCGTCGCCATACTCTTCATGTTTGACCTCACGCGCAAGAGTACCTTGAATAGCATCAAGGAGTGGTATCGCCAGGGACGGGGTTTCAACAAGACGGCCATTCCCATCCTTGTTGGTACCAAGTACGATCATTTCGTCAACTTTCcccctcaagaccaagaagagaTCTCAAATCAG GCGAGACGGtttgccaaggccatgagggcagccttgatcttttcaAGTACAAGTCATAGCATCAACGTGCAAAAG ATCTTCAAGATCGTACTATCCAAGGCATTCGACCTCAAGTGCACAATCCCCGAAATCGAAAACGTCGGCGAGCCCCTATTGTTATATCAGTCTGTGTGA
- a CDS encoding Glycine cleavage system H protein produces MASIARSLRVAAPLAKAFAPRAAPMARSSMRAFSTTKLSLARRYTKDHEWIDLSADKKHGFVGISEYAAEQLGDVVYVELPETGVLVEQGDQVGAVESVKSASDINAPIRLRVTQVNDNLEEKPSTINKVPEDDSAGGGWIVKVEVDEEGAKQFDELMDIEAYKVFAGSDH; encoded by the exons ATGGCCTCAATTGCCCGGTCCCTGCGCGTCGCTGCGCCTCTGGCCAAGGCTTTTGCCCCTCGCGCTGCTCCCATGGCCCGTTCCTCCATGCGAGCATTCTCCACCACCAAGCTGA GCCTCGCCCGTAGGTACACCAAGGACCACGAGTGGATCGACCTCTCAGCCGACAAGAAGCACGGCTTCGTCGGCATCTCCGAGTACGCAGCCGAGCAGCTCGGCGACGTCGTCTACGTCGAGCTCCCCGAGACTGGCGTCCTGGTTGAGCAGGGCGACCAGGTCGGCGCCGTCGAGTCGGTCAAGTCAGCCAGCGACATCAACGCCCCGATCCGACTGCGCGTGACCCAGGTCaacgacaacctcgaggagaagccctccaccatcaacaaggtcCCCGAGGACGACAGcgccggcggcggctggaTTGTCAAGGTCGAagttgatgaggagggcgCCAAGCAGTTTGACGAGCTGATGGACATTGAGGCCTACAAGGTCTTTGCTGGCAGCGACCACTAA
- a CDS encoding CDP-diacylglycerol--glycerol-3-phosphate 3-phosphatidyltransferase: MLARSCTRCTTRLRAARPKPSVPRPRIQRRQYGMSAGAPAPAPASSPASGAGALAPFVNELDRLAPSFDVRGDQIQIIRTPTEFYETLKDRIRKAQRRIFLSTLYIGKSERELIETLQEALRKNPEVKLSILTDALRGTREAPNPSCASLLAPLVQEFGTDRVEIRMYHTPNLTGLRKEYIPKRINEGWGLQHMKLYGVDDEIIMSGANLSTDYFTNRQDRYHLFSSKEVTDHFWKIHSGVTSFSFLVQPSEEPAGFTLSWPTTNSAPSPLEKPQSFIKRTTSTLQALIHPTSKPVQDISDTRVYMLSQMSQVMKPDTSTELPIITHILKTLASPAYRDSSWTFTAGYFNPAPSLTKLLLSTASTSNTVITAAPEANGFYKSKGVSGLLPDAYTLLARRFVHRVHHEGRDEDITLKEWRHGMVGQPGGWTYHAKGLWVTMPGDKHPAMSIIGSSNYTKRSYSHDLEAGALIVTRDEGLKARLADEQLWLQEHATKATRDDFAKNERRVGLKVRVAMWIVSLVGGAL, encoded by the exons ATGCTCGCACGGAGTTGCACGCGATGCACGACTAGGCTCCGAGCCGCACGTCCCAAGCCGAGCGTCCCACGACCGAGGATTCAGCGAAGACAGTATGGAATGTCGGCTGGTGCCCCGGCCCCGGCACCGGCGTCGAGCCCTGCGAGCGGCGCAGGTGCTCTGGCGCCGTTTGTCAACGAGTTGGACCGTCTTGCGCCGAGTTTCGATGTTCGAGGGGATCAGATACAAATTATTAGGACGCCGACCGAGTTCTACGAGACACTCAAG GATCGGATACGAAAAGCCCAGCGACGAATCTTTCTGTCGACGCTATACATTGGAAAGTCGGAGCGGGAGCTTATTGAGACGTTACAAGAGGCACTAAGGAAGAATCCCGAGGTGAAACTTAGTATCTTGACGGATGCTCTACGAGGCACTCGAGAAGCTCCCAACCCGTCATGTGCGTCCTTGCTGGCGCCCCTCGTGCAAGAGTTTGGTACAGACCGAGTCGAGATTCGTATGTACCACACGCCGAACTTGACGGGTTTGAGAAAGGAGTACATTCCCAAGCGTATCAATGAGGGATGGGGACTCCAACACATGAAGCTGTACGGAGTCGATGACGAGATCATCATGTCAGG GGCAAACTTGTCTACCGACTACTTTACGAACCGTCAAGATCGCTACCACCTGTTCTCATCTAAAGAAGTGACGGACCACTTCTGGAAGATTCACTCAGGGGTCACATCGTTCAGTTTCCTCGTTCAACCCTCAGAAGAACCAGCAGGCTTCACCCTCTCATGGCCAACAACAAACTCGGCTCCTTCACCGCTCGAGAAGCCTCAATCCTTCATCAAGCGCACCACGTCAACGCTGCAGGCCTTGATACATCCCACCTCTAAGCCAGTTCAGGACATTTCAGATACGAGGGTTTACATGCTCAGTCAGATGTCCCAGGTTATGAAGCCTGATACATCGACTGAACTCCCCATCATCACTCACATTCTCAAAACCCTGGCCTCACCCGCATACCGCGACTCTTCATGGACATTTACAGCCGGTTACTTTAACCCTGCTCCCTCTCTGAcaaagctcctcctcagtaCCGCCTCGACTTCAAATACAGTCATCACTGCTGCCCCAGAAGCAAACGGCTTTTACAAGTCCAAGGGCGTCTCTGGGCTCTTGCCTGACGCTTACACGCTTCTCGCTCGCCGCTTCGTTCACCGTGTGCACCACGAAGGCCGCGATGAAGACATCACCCTCAAGGAGTGGCGTCACGGCATGGTTGGTCAGCCTGGCGGATGGACATATCACGCAAAGGGTCTTTGGGTAACCATGCCTGGCGATAAGCACCCCGCCATGAGCATCATCGGAAGCTCCAACTACACAAAGCGAAGCTACTCACACGACCTCGAAGCTGGTGCCCTGATTGTTACTCGCGATGAGGGTTTAAAGGCTCGGCTCGCAGACGAACAGCTCTGGCTCCAGGAGCACGCGACAAAAGCGACAAGAGACGACTTTGCCAAAAACGAACGAAGAGTAGGGCTCAAGGTCCGGGTCGCCATGTGGATTGTCTCCCTAGTTGGCGGAGCGTTGTAA